A single genomic interval of Spirosoma linguale DSM 74 harbors:
- a CDS encoding orotate phosphoribosyltransferase (TIGRFAM: orotate phosphoribosyltransferase~PFAM: phosphoribosyltransferase~KEGG: hypothetical protein) produces MSQSSIQRTVARHLLAVQAVRLKPNEPFTWSSGWKSPIYCDNRVTLAYPEVRTYIKNELADAIRKRFPSVEVIAGVATAGIPQGALVADVLGIPYCYVRPEPKSHGMGKQIEGHLTSGQRVVVIEDLISTGGSSLKVVNALQAAGAEVLGMAAIFTYGFPVADQNFATKNIPLICLSNYDALLLEAQELDYIPAEAMESLAAWRQNPAQWGQ; encoded by the coding sequence GTGAGTCAATCGTCCATTCAAAGAACTGTAGCGCGGCATCTGCTCGCCGTACAGGCTGTCCGGCTTAAGCCAAACGAACCCTTCACCTGGAGCTCCGGCTGGAAATCTCCCATTTATTGCGACAACCGGGTTACGCTGGCGTATCCTGAAGTACGTACATACATAAAAAATGAGTTAGCCGATGCCATCCGAAAGCGTTTCCCGTCGGTCGAAGTCATTGCGGGTGTCGCTACGGCGGGTATTCCGCAGGGCGCATTAGTGGCCGATGTATTGGGTATCCCGTATTGTTACGTTCGGCCCGAGCCTAAGTCGCACGGAATGGGCAAGCAGATCGAAGGGCACCTGACCAGCGGTCAGCGCGTGGTTGTTATTGAAGACTTGATTTCTACGGGTGGTAGTTCCCTGAAAGTTGTAAATGCCCTCCAGGCAGCCGGTGCTGAAGTGCTGGGCATGGCGGCTATTTTCACGTATGGCTTTCCGGTAGCCGACCAAAACTTCGCCACGAAGAACATACCGCTGATCTGTCTGAGTAATTATGACGCGCTCCTGCTTGAAGCGCAGGAGCTGGATTACATTCCGGCCGAAGCCATGGAATCGCTGGCAGCATGGCGGCAGAATCCGGCCCAGTGGGGCCAGTAG
- a CDS encoding protein of unknown function DUF1271 (PFAM: protein of unknown function DUF1271; Iron sulphur domain-containing, CDGSH-type~SMART: zinc finger CDGSH-type domain protein~KEGG: mlo:mlr4660 hypothetical protein) produces MADSTPSPDITKTYTNGEITVVWKPAVCIHSKLCWTQLSEVFNPRERPWVRMEGAGTERIIEQVDRCPSRALSYYRNEDNLQPGNIQAESIVEPLPNGPLLVYGNLTVKSTDGQVTKKNKVTAFCRCGASNNKPYCDGSHVKVNFVG; encoded by the coding sequence ATGGCAGACTCGACCCCTTCCCCTGATATCACAAAAACTTATACGAACGGCGAAATTACGGTTGTCTGGAAACCTGCCGTGTGTATTCACTCCAAACTTTGCTGGACACAGTTAAGCGAGGTGTTTAACCCAAGAGAGCGTCCGTGGGTCAGGATGGAAGGTGCTGGTACCGAACGTATTATTGAACAGGTTGACCGTTGCCCGTCCCGAGCGTTGAGCTACTACCGAAACGAAGACAACCTGCAACCTGGAAATATACAAGCCGAAAGTATTGTAGAACCACTGCCCAATGGCCCTCTACTGGTATATGGCAACCTGACGGTGAAAAGTACCGACGGACAGGTAACTAAGAAAAATAAGGTTACTGCGTTTTGCCGCTGTGGTGCAAGCAACAACAAACCTTACTGCGATGGATCGCACGTAAAAGTAAATTTTGTGGGTTGA
- a CDS encoding transporter-associated region (PFAM: transporter-associated region; CBS domain containing protein; protein of unknown function DUF21~KEGG: sit:TM1040_1427 hypothetical protein), protein MEPYALLFGALLALVLAGFFSAVEMAYVSVNRLYFELHSKQGPLSEKLVSGFLKNPILFVGTTLTGNTLFLVLYTVLGVTVLNPLLTTLLPATWTAHESVVIGIETLILTLIFLPLADYIPKSLALIHPDRFLEALAVPLWVIYKTIAPVVRVLVGTARFFIRYVLGKKNPEIRPVFGLTDLNHYLQQLNQKADAEKEVEVDTQIFNNAIEFRDVRVRDCLVPRTEITAVAVDDTVEELRQAFQGSGHSKIVVYRDTIDDVIGYCHALALFKKPATVEEIITPIIVVPETMPAQDLLLRFLSERKSLALVVDEFGGTAGIVSVEDMVEQIFGEIQDEYDTNEDWVEQQLDETNWLLSARHEIEDLNKTYDWTIPESPQYDTLGGLILATHEDVPQVGEVIEFSPFTFTIVSMDGTRIDTVKVHLNKE, encoded by the coding sequence ATGGAACCCTACGCTCTATTATTCGGTGCCTTACTCGCCCTGGTGCTGGCTGGTTTTTTCTCGGCCGTCGAAATGGCCTATGTATCGGTCAACCGTTTGTATTTTGAGCTGCATAGCAAGCAGGGGCCGCTCAGTGAGAAGCTCGTATCCGGTTTTCTAAAAAACCCGATCCTCTTTGTCGGTACAACCCTAACCGGTAATACGCTTTTTCTGGTTCTCTACACCGTTCTGGGCGTAACCGTTCTCAACCCGCTGCTAACGACCCTCCTACCCGCCACCTGGACCGCCCATGAGTCTGTCGTCATTGGCATTGAAACGCTGATCCTGACCCTTATTTTCCTGCCTCTGGCCGATTATATCCCCAAAAGTCTGGCACTCATTCATCCCGACCGCTTTCTGGAAGCGCTGGCCGTGCCCCTTTGGGTTATTTATAAAACCATAGCGCCCGTTGTTCGGGTACTGGTTGGCACAGCGCGCTTCTTTATCCGGTATGTGCTTGGCAAAAAAAATCCGGAAATCCGGCCTGTTTTCGGACTGACAGACCTTAACCATTACCTTCAGCAGCTCAATCAAAAAGCAGACGCCGAGAAGGAAGTAGAGGTCGATACCCAGATTTTCAACAATGCGATTGAGTTCCGGGATGTACGCGTACGTGACTGTCTGGTGCCCCGCACCGAAATCACAGCCGTTGCCGTGGACGATACTGTTGAAGAACTTCGACAAGCGTTTCAGGGTAGCGGCCACTCAAAAATTGTTGTCTACCGCGATACCATCGACGACGTAATTGGCTATTGCCATGCACTGGCTTTGTTTAAAAAGCCTGCTACAGTTGAGGAGATCATAACACCCATTATTGTCGTTCCAGAAACCATGCCTGCTCAGGATTTACTGCTGCGCTTTTTGTCGGAACGTAAAAGTCTGGCTCTGGTTGTCGATGAATTTGGGGGTACGGCCGGTATTGTTAGTGTGGAAGACATGGTTGAACAGATTTTCGGTGAGATTCAGGATGAGTACGATACCAACGAAGACTGGGTCGAACAACAGCTCGATGAAACGAACTGGCTGTTGAGCGCACGCCATGAAATTGAGGACCTGAACAAGACCTACGACTGGACTATCCCGGAATCCCCTCAATACGATACCCTCGGCGGGTTAATTCTGGCTACCCACGAAGACGTTCCCCAAGTTGGCGAGGTTATTGAATTTTCGCCCTTTACCTTTACTATTGTTTCGATGGACGGTACTCGAATCGACACGGTAAAAGTCCATCTGAACAAAGAGTAG
- a CDS encoding conserved hypothetical protein (KEGG: rlt:Rleg2_2832 hypothetical protein) — translation MSVQEIEKAAKELPVNELDGLVTRLFDFFHERWDKQIEEDVRTGRLDDLLNEAREDIRKGRTKPL, via the coding sequence ATGAGCGTTCAGGAAATAGAGAAAGCAGCAAAAGAATTACCGGTTAATGAACTAGATGGACTGGTAACACGCCTTTTTGACTTCTTTCATGAGCGGTGGGATAAGCAGATAGAAGAAGACGTTAGAACTGGGAGGCTTGATGATTTGCTCAACGAAGCCAGAGAAGATATTCGTAAGGGTAGAACGAAACCTTTATGA
- a CDS encoding conserved hypothetical protein (KEGG: rpe:RPE_2423 hypothetical protein) produces the protein MNHHTTSKFWKHYDNLPEAVQELADKNFELLKIDPSHPSLHFKEISGKENLWSARVGDHFRVLAIREEEFYWFWIGSHAAYNQLIKRL, from the coding sequence ATGAATCATCATACCACGTCAAAATTCTGGAAACATTATGACAATTTGCCTGAAGCCGTTCAGGAATTGGCAGATAAGAATTTTGAACTCCTTAAGATCGACCCATCGCATCCATCGTTGCATTTCAAAGAGATTAGCGGAAAAGAGAACTTATGGTCAGCACGTGTAGGTGATCATTTCCGCGTGTTAGCCATACGCGAAGAGGAATTCTACTGGTTCTGGATAGGCTCCCACGCAGCGTACAATCAACTCATTAAGCGATTATGA
- a CDS encoding cytochrome c assembly protein (PFAM: cytochrome c assembly protein~KEGG: dvm:DvMF_3129 cytochrome c assembly protein), translated as MNMKKNWWKALGVIILTYVIFQGLLGLVPRQPILNESIRNVYFHVPLWFSMIALLLTSAIYSIRYLRKGRLDDDLVAVEFANTAILFGLLGCLTGSIWANFTWGEPWPNDPKLNSVAIGMLMYLAYLVLRGSFDDEQRRGRISAVYNIFAFAVFIPLIFIIPRLTDSLHPGNGGNPAFGKYDMDNRMRMVFYPAIIGFILLGVWITELRVRFRRLKVALDD; from the coding sequence ATGAATATGAAAAAGAATTGGTGGAAGGCCCTGGGGGTCATCATCCTTACGTACGTCATTTTTCAAGGGCTGTTGGGTCTAGTACCGCGCCAGCCTATTTTGAACGAAAGCATCCGGAACGTGTATTTCCATGTTCCCCTTTGGTTCAGCATGATTGCCCTGTTGCTAACCTCAGCCATTTACTCCATCCGATATCTCCGCAAGGGTCGGCTCGACGACGATCTGGTTGCCGTCGAATTTGCGAATACGGCCATCCTGTTTGGGCTGCTGGGGTGCCTGACGGGGTCTATATGGGCTAATTTCACCTGGGGCGAACCCTGGCCGAACGACCCCAAACTGAATAGCGTTGCCATTGGTATGCTGATGTATCTGGCCTACCTGGTGCTGCGGGGTTCGTTCGACGATGAACAGCGACGGGGGCGGATATCGGCCGTTTACAACATCTTTGCCTTTGCGGTCTTCATTCCACTCATTTTTATTATCCCTCGCCTAACCGATTCCCTGCACCCCGGCAACGGTGGCAATCCGGCTTTTGGTAAATATGATATGGACAACCGGATGCGGATGGTCTTTTATCCGGCTATTATCGGGTTTATCCTGCTGGGCGTCTGGATTACTGAACTGCGCGTTCGATTCAGACGGCTTAAAGTGGCTCTGGATGACTAA
- a CDS encoding FeoA family protein (PFAM: FeoA family protein~KEGG: hch:HCH_03834 Fe2+ transport system protein A): protein MSKRSVADLKIGERATIESFNNQLMSLKLLEMGCLPGAEVCLHSKAPLGDPICLNVAGYCLAMRKSEAATILIDN, encoded by the coding sequence ATGAGCAAGCGTAGCGTAGCTGACCTGAAAATTGGAGAACGAGCCACCATTGAGTCGTTTAATAATCAATTGATGTCGCTTAAACTGCTCGAAATGGGCTGTTTGCCCGGCGCTGAGGTTTGTCTGCATAGCAAAGCACCACTTGGTGATCCTATTTGTCTGAATGTGGCCGGTTATTGTCTGGCTATGCGTAAGTCTGAAGCTGCTACGATTCTGATTGATAATTAA
- a CDS encoding OsmC family protein (PFAM: OsmC family protein~KEGG: pzu:PHZ_c1636 hypothetical protein): MALITARIERTPYETHLSTSSQVIVADEPSDVGGQDRGMGPGELLAGSLASCTVMTVRMYADRKGWSLDSAVARVEYTSNAITQRSLFTMELILNGDLTDEQRTRLAEIADRCPVHRTLQNPIDFETILIEDNHRQH, encoded by the coding sequence ATGGCCCTAATTACCGCCCGAATCGAGCGAACACCGTACGAAACTCATCTATCGACCTCCTCGCAAGTTATTGTTGCCGATGAGCCGTCTGATGTAGGCGGTCAGGACAGGGGGATGGGGCCCGGTGAGTTACTGGCTGGTTCATTGGCCTCCTGTACCGTTATGACCGTACGAATGTATGCCGATCGAAAAGGATGGTCCCTCGACTCGGCAGTGGCCCGTGTTGAGTATACCAGTAACGCAATAACTCAACGGTCGCTGTTTACGATGGAACTCATCCTGAACGGCGACCTGACCGACGAGCAGCGAACCCGACTTGCCGAAATAGCTGACCGCTGTCCTGTTCATCGAACGCTGCAGAACCCCATTGATTTCGAAACCATCCTCATTGAAGATAATCATCGGCAGCATTAA
- a CDS encoding hypothetical protein (KEGG: dde:Dde_1478 cytochrome c-type biogenesis protein CcmE) gives MPESIPPVNQLTKMKISHTIGIIIIAVAIGVIASTAGDASVYTTFTKAEQMKKEGDDKMIHVVGKVQKDAQGRITDMLYNPAIDPNHFEFTLIDNENRAQKVVFNSPKPQDFERSEQIVIIGAMQGDHFQCNKILLKCPSKYQDGKLETTEHEAKTAQL, from the coding sequence ATGCCCGAAAGCATACCACCCGTTAACCAGTTAACCAAAATGAAAATCTCTCACACAATCGGTATCATCATTATTGCAGTAGCCATCGGTGTCATTGCCAGCACGGCAGGCGATGCCAGCGTTTATACCACCTTCACGAAAGCGGAGCAGATGAAGAAGGAGGGCGATGACAAGATGATTCACGTTGTCGGTAAAGTTCAGAAAGATGCCCAGGGTCGCATAACGGATATGCTGTACAACCCCGCCATCGACCCAAACCACTTTGAGTTTACGTTGATCGACAACGAGAACCGTGCACAGAAGGTCGTCTTCAACAGCCCCAAGCCCCAGGATTTCGAGCGGTCGGAGCAGATTGTGATCATCGGCGCCATGCAGGGTGATCATTTTCAGTGCAACAAGATTTTGCTGAAATGTCCTTCTAAATACCAGGACGGCAAGCTGGAAACAACGGAGCACGAAGCCAAAACGGCACAATTATGA
- a CDS encoding cytochrome c-type biogenesis protein CcmB (PFAM: cytochrome c-type biogenesis protein CcmB~KEGG: mxa:MXAN_3257 heme exporter protein CcmB): MAESVRQLSALMRKEFLLEWRQRYALNGMLLYMVGAVFVCYLSFNARRGQLTPIVWNTLFWIILLFTAINAIAKSFVQERAGRQLYYYTLASPQQIILSKILYNTALMLVLAFLGLSVYAFVLGNPVNDVPLYLLTLVLGAIGFASSLTLVSGIASKAENPATLMAVLSFPVILPLLLMLLKVSKNALDGLDRSVSWSEIGTVLAIDAIVLTLSWLLFPFLWRS, encoded by the coding sequence ATGGCAGAATCGGTACGGCAGCTGAGTGCATTGATGCGGAAAGAGTTTCTGCTGGAGTGGCGGCAACGGTATGCGCTCAATGGCATGTTGCTATACATGGTGGGGGCCGTGTTTGTTTGTTACCTGAGCTTTAATGCACGACGCGGTCAGCTAACGCCCATTGTCTGGAATACCTTGTTCTGGATTATTCTGCTATTCACGGCCATCAATGCCATTGCCAAGAGTTTTGTGCAGGAACGGGCCGGACGCCAGTTGTATTATTACACCCTCGCCAGTCCGCAACAGATTATACTCTCGAAAATCCTCTACAATACGGCCCTGATGCTGGTATTGGCCTTTTTAGGTTTAAGTGTGTATGCATTCGTATTAGGGAATCCGGTCAACGATGTGCCGCTCTACCTGCTGACGCTCGTACTGGGTGCCATTGGCTTTGCATCATCTTTGACCCTTGTATCGGGCATTGCCAGCAAAGCCGAGAACCCGGCTACGCTAATGGCTGTACTAAGCTTCCCGGTTATCCTGCCACTTCTGCTGATGCTGCTTAAAGTATCGAAAAACGCGCTCGATGGACTGGACAGAAGTGTAAGCTGGAGCGAGATCGGCACCGTACTGGCCATTGATGCCATTGTTCTGACACTTTCCTGGTTGTTGTTTCCGTTTTTATGGCGGAGTTAA
- a CDS encoding cytochrome c assembly protein (PFAM: cytochrome c assembly protein~KEGG: mxa:MXAN_3253 cytochrome c-type biogenesis protein CcmF), with protein MIHTTVGQLGHFFVILSFVTALVATAAYFISALGWGRSMQAEPVEEPQLAYAGEASFGNKKARHSAKSVAKASTPPARDDWRTLARWAFYLHGLAVVGVAASLFYIIFNHYFEYHYAWSHSSRALPVQYMIACFWESQEGSFLLWLFWNAVLGAVLIQKAGTRWEAPMMAIFALVQAFLASMILGVVFGDSFKIGSSPFLLLSEAMPEAPIFAADPNFVPKDGKGLNPLLQNYWMVIHPPTLFLGFALTLVPFAYCIAGLWRNQPLEWIRPALPWTLFGAMILGIGIMMGGYWAYETLNFGGYWNWDPVENAVYVPWLVMVAALHTMLIAKRSSTGLKTAIILTISTFLLILYATFLTRSGILGNASVHSFTDLGLSGQLLIYLLVFVALSVLLAARKWKQIPSDTEEASVYTKEFWVFIGATVLCLASFQVIATTSIPVYNKILEAFGKVSNLALPADQIAHYNKFQVWFFVVIALITGVGQFMWWRKIEGRKFEALITPGILTLLVSAALIAFGEMKNPVYMALLVASVFALMTNGTILVGVIRGNYRLSGGAIAHIGMALMLIGVLYSAGFSKVISINNTGLLISKQDEFTKNDNKENKENTLLWLNQPERMGPYQLTYRGQRIEARDMPGYIPRTDVEVIEGDFHGIALRDLEQNGKLYHKKGDTLALYPENTYYEVEYREPNGKIFNLYPRAQVNERMGLLASPDIRHKADRDMYTFVSSVPDPTAENKWEKTETYSVAIKDTFFLNDYVAILDDVARTNEVDGVEIGPSDAAVRARVRVLDKNGEHILNPAFVIKDRMVAHPAEMSDELGVRIQLNEIDPRTGKFTFAVNRTQRDYIVMKALEKPLINLLWIGTLVVVLGFLIATVRRYREFSKMKSKQEAL; from the coding sequence ATGATACATACCACAGTCGGGCAACTCGGCCATTTTTTTGTTATTCTCTCGTTCGTTACGGCACTCGTAGCAACGGCAGCGTATTTTATTTCGGCGCTCGGCTGGGGCCGTTCCATGCAGGCGGAACCCGTTGAAGAGCCTCAGCTTGCGTATGCCGGCGAAGCGAGTTTTGGCAACAAAAAGGCGCGGCACTCGGCTAAGTCAGTTGCCAAGGCTAGTACTCCACCGGCCCGCGATGACTGGCGGACACTGGCGCGCTGGGCTTTTTACCTGCACGGCCTGGCCGTGGTTGGGGTAGCCGCTTCCCTCTTTTACATTATTTTCAACCACTACTTTGAGTACCATTACGCCTGGAGTCACTCCTCACGGGCGTTGCCGGTACAATACATGATTGCCTGCTTCTGGGAAAGTCAGGAAGGTTCGTTCCTGCTTTGGCTCTTCTGGAATGCCGTTTTAGGGGCTGTATTGATCCAGAAAGCGGGTACCCGTTGGGAAGCGCCCATGATGGCTATTTTCGCGCTGGTACAGGCATTTCTGGCGTCAATGATTCTGGGTGTCGTTTTCGGTGACTCGTTCAAGATTGGCTCTTCGCCTTTCCTGCTGTTGAGCGAAGCCATGCCGGAAGCGCCCATTTTCGCGGCTGATCCTAACTTTGTTCCTAAGGACGGTAAAGGCTTGAATCCGCTGCTCCAGAACTACTGGATGGTCATTCACCCGCCTACCCTTTTCCTTGGTTTCGCCCTGACGCTGGTGCCTTTTGCCTATTGCATCGCTGGTCTGTGGCGCAATCAACCGCTCGAATGGATTCGCCCGGCCCTGCCCTGGACGCTCTTTGGTGCCATGATTCTGGGTATCGGCATCATGATGGGTGGCTATTGGGCTTACGAAACACTTAACTTCGGTGGGTACTGGAACTGGGACCCCGTCGAGAATGCGGTTTATGTCCCCTGGCTCGTAATGGTGGCGGCCCTGCACACCATGCTGATTGCCAAACGCTCATCAACAGGCTTGAAAACGGCCATCATTCTGACCATCAGCACGTTCCTTCTTATTTTGTACGCTACCTTCCTGACCCGTAGCGGTATTCTGGGTAATGCCTCCGTGCACTCGTTTACGGATCTGGGTCTTTCCGGTCAGTTGTTGATTTACCTGCTGGTCTTTGTGGCGTTGTCTGTGCTGCTGGCGGCCCGCAAGTGGAAACAAATTCCGTCGGATACCGAAGAGGCTTCGGTGTATACCAAAGAGTTTTGGGTGTTCATCGGGGCTACTGTACTGTGCCTGGCTTCGTTTCAGGTGATTGCAACGACCTCTATTCCGGTGTATAACAAGATTCTGGAAGCATTCGGGAAGGTGTCTAATCTGGCTTTACCCGCCGATCAGATCGCTCACTATAACAAATTCCAGGTTTGGTTCTTTGTGGTTATAGCCTTAATAACGGGCGTTGGCCAGTTTATGTGGTGGCGTAAAATCGAAGGCAGGAAATTCGAAGCGCTTATCACACCGGGTATTTTAACCCTGCTTGTTAGTGCCGCCCTAATTGCCTTTGGTGAGATGAAAAACCCCGTATACATGGCGCTGCTCGTTGCCTCTGTATTCGCGTTGATGACTAACGGTACCATTTTAGTGGGTGTTATTCGCGGTAATTATCGGCTCTCCGGTGGGGCGATTGCGCACATTGGTATGGCCCTGATGCTGATTGGCGTGCTGTATTCCGCAGGTTTCTCGAAAGTTATTTCCATCAATAATACGGGACTGCTGATTTCAAAGCAGGACGAGTTCACCAAGAACGATAATAAGGAGAACAAGGAAAATACGCTGCTCTGGCTAAATCAACCCGAGCGTATGGGTCCCTATCAACTGACTTATCGCGGTCAGCGAATCGAAGCGCGCGATATGCCCGGTTATATTCCCCGTACCGATGTTGAAGTAATTGAAGGCGATTTCCACGGCATTGCCCTGCGCGACCTTGAACAGAACGGCAAGCTTTACCACAAGAAAGGTGATACGCTGGCTTTATATCCGGAGAACACCTATTATGAAGTTGAGTACCGCGAGCCGAACGGCAAGATTTTCAATCTTTACCCGCGTGCTCAGGTAAACGAGCGGATGGGCTTGCTGGCCTCACCCGATATCCGGCATAAGGCAGACCGCGACATGTACACCTTCGTTTCGTCGGTGCCTGACCCAACGGCCGAGAATAAGTGGGAGAAAACAGAGACGTATTCCGTTGCCATTAAAGACACATTCTTCCTGAACGACTACGTCGCTATTCTGGACGATGTTGCTCGTACTAATGAAGTCGATGGAGTAGAAATTGGCCCATCCGATGCCGCTGTGCGGGCCAGAGTCCGCGTACTCGACAAAAATGGCGAGCACATCCTCAACCCAGCCTTTGTCATTAAAGATCGAATGGTAGCACATCCTGCCGAGATGAGCGATGAACTGGGTGTTCGGATTCAACTCAACGAGATCGATCCCCGCACTGGCAAGTTTACCTTTGCGGTTAACCGGACTCAGCGCGACTACATCGTGATGAAAGCCCTGGAGAAGCCTTTGATCAATCTGTTGTGGATTGGTACGCTCGTGGTCGTGCTTGGCTTCCTGATCGCTACCGTTCGCCGGTACCGGGAATTCAGCAAGATGAAAAGTAAACAGGAAGCTTTGTAA
- a CDS encoding protein of unknown function DUF81 (PFAM: protein of unknown function DUF81~KEGG: cvi:CV_2551 transmembrane protein): MDFYTVFILCGFSFVAGFVDAIIGGGGLIQTPAILFSLPQYPVPTLIGTTKVPSLSGSLMGAFQYSRRVAVVGRFIGPMMAIAFAASWLGSWTLTRVPNNFMKPLALVILIGVFIYTLTKKDFGQVSHRVVTASQQRTRMWLMGGGIGFYDGFFGPGTGSFLVLGFITLIGFDFLKANAHAKLVNASTNMASALFFFREGRILFTFALPMAVANLSGAFLGARLAILKGNQFIRVFFLVLIAATILRFAWDLIK; the protein is encoded by the coding sequence ATGGATTTTTATACGGTTTTTATTCTCTGCGGATTCTCATTCGTTGCAGGTTTTGTCGATGCGATCATTGGTGGGGGTGGGTTGATTCAAACACCGGCTATCCTGTTTAGTCTGCCTCAATACCCGGTTCCAACCCTTATTGGTACCACCAAAGTACCCTCTCTATCAGGCAGTCTGATGGGTGCCTTTCAGTATAGCCGACGGGTAGCGGTAGTGGGTCGGTTTATCGGCCCGATGATGGCAATAGCCTTCGCGGCTTCATGGCTTGGATCGTGGACGCTCACGCGGGTACCCAATAATTTCATGAAGCCCCTCGCGCTGGTTATTCTGATCGGCGTGTTCATCTATACCCTCACAAAAAAAGATTTCGGTCAGGTATCGCATCGGGTTGTCACGGCGAGCCAGCAGCGAACACGCATGTGGCTTATGGGGGGCGGAATCGGTTTCTACGATGGATTCTTCGGGCCGGGAACGGGGAGTTTTCTGGTGCTCGGGTTCATTACCCTGATCGGCTTTGACTTCCTGAAAGCCAATGCACATGCTAAACTGGTCAATGCATCAACGAATATGGCAAGTGCTCTGTTCTTTTTTCGTGAAGGCCGAATCCTTTTTACCTTTGCTTTACCAATGGCCGTAGCCAATTTATCGGGTGCTTTTCTGGGAGCCCGGCTGGCTATTCTGAAAGGTAATCAGTTTATACGGGTGTTCTTTCTGGTGTTGATCGCGGCAACCATACTCCGATTTGCGTGGGATTTGATAAAGTAG